A genomic segment from Actinomadura hallensis encodes:
- a CDS encoding DUF4433 domain-containing protein gives MRSAEYQGTPEEAPGTGAARRNRRRLCLAPFYFAARSPMLRSILGGKVERYDSDQTHLIYLVTRLSKVVNAGLAWVATDRNAVLNTAKFTSDAAKLADHVDWEIMKARYWGNTADDGFRRERRMAELLVYEVVPWDVFTHLAVCCGDRADEVREQLADARHVPRVLVKPDWYFEVPDSCPCQGLWSWGGGELDDR, from the coding sequence GTGCGGTCAGCCGAGTATCAAGGAACGCCGGAGGAAGCGCCCGGTACCGGTGCCGCCCGGAGGAACCGTCGCAGACTATGCCTTGCCCCTTTCTACTTCGCTGCACGGTCGCCGATGCTCCGCAGCATCCTTGGCGGCAAGGTGGAGCGGTACGACAGCGACCAGACGCATCTGATCTACCTGGTCACCCGGCTCTCCAAGGTGGTGAACGCGGGTCTGGCCTGGGTTGCGACGGACCGGAACGCGGTTCTCAACACGGCGAAGTTCACCTCTGACGCCGCAAAGCTGGCCGACCATGTCGACTGGGAGATCATGAAGGCCAGGTACTGGGGGAACACGGCGGACGACGGCTTCCGCCGGGAGCGGCGGATGGCCGAACTCCTGGTTTACGAGGTGGTCCCGTGGGACGTGTTCACACACCTCGCGGTCTGCTGCGGCGACCGGGCAGACGAGGTGCGAGAGCAGTTGGCCGATGCACGCCACGTCCCCAGGGTCCTCGTCAAACCCGATTGGTACTTTGAGGTTCCCGACAGCTGCCCATGTCAGGGACTATGGAGTTGGGGAGGAGGAGAGCTGGATGATCGTTGA
- a CDS encoding SEC-C metal-binding domain-containing protein, with amino-acid sequence MFQEAGRSRFGGRPHQVRERARPRPEGAADPRRPPHGPHPRRRPHLDWPPERNAPCWCASGRKYKKCCNSPTNR; translated from the coding sequence GTGTTTCAAGAAGCCGGTAGAAGTCGGTTCGGTGGACGGCCTCATCAAGTACGCGAACGAGCACGACCGCGACCCGAAGGAGCAGCAGACCCGCGCCGACCACCTCATGGACCGCATCCGCGAAGGCGCCCCCACCTCGACTGGCCCCCGGAACGCAACGCCCCCTGCTGGTGCGCCTCCGGCCGCAAGTACAAGAAGTGCTGCAACTCCCCCACCAACCGCTGA
- a CDS encoding tetratricopeptide repeat protein, which yields MLAGGGDHGRAAAVFMRLGDDLAARFGVEDERVVQCRLGEADCDRARGDDRLALRVLRGLLAEQLDVRPADDPRVLELRRRVGELEAEVGDHAAARRTLADLHDDLSRDAGPDHPSAIQVRDRLERLGP from the coding sequence GTGCTCGCCGGCGGCGGCGACCACGGAAGGGCGGCCGCGGTCTTCATGCGGCTCGGCGACGACCTCGCCGCCCGGTTCGGGGTGGAGGACGAGCGGGTCGTCCAGTGCCGCCTCGGTGAGGCCGACTGCGACCGGGCGCGCGGCGACGACAGGCTCGCGCTGCGGGTGCTGCGAGGGCTGCTCGCAGAACAGCTCGACGTACGGCCGGCGGACGATCCCCGCGTCCTGGAACTGCGGCGCCGCGTCGGGGAACTGGAAGCCGAGGTCGGCGACCACGCGGCGGCCCGGCGGACACTGGCCGACCTGCACGACGACCTGAGCCGCGACGCCGGCCCGGACCACCCCTCGGCGATCCAGGTCAGGGACCGCCTGGAACGACTCGGCCCCTGA
- a CDS encoding IS1634 family transposase: protein MPYVRTVKTASGARAVQIVHSSHRGSRDIEHIGSAHDDAELEVLKAVARQRIAAGQAELDLGLDDGPEAGGPLPITSSRMGHLLDALSAGFDALGFGEACGGDEVFRQLVLARIIEPTSTHDSLRVLAEAGIEAASYPTVNRRLPVFAEPAWRGRLSAACAAHARLGPASLVLYDVSTLHFETDTGDGFREPGFSKERRLDPQITIGLLTDAGGFPLMVEAFEGNKAETRTMLPVIEAFMTAHDLAEVTIVADAGMISEANKRAIEQAGLSFILGVRISDVPYVVKQWRRDHPDTDIPDGHVFTQHWPAGPADARRDQVIYYQYRADRARRSLRGIDQQVAKAEAAVAGRAPVKRNRFIQLSGADKSVNRSLEAKARALAGLKGYVTNLDGASAEFVIGAYHRLFQIEKSFRMSKHDLRARPIYHHKRQSIDAHLTIVFAALAVSRWIEQTTGWSIKKFVTTARRYRTVHIAVGDHTVAAADPLPDDLHHALKRIHEAKGSAH from the coding sequence GTGCCGTATGTCAGGACGGTCAAGACGGCCTCGGGTGCTCGGGCGGTGCAGATCGTGCACTCCTCGCACCGCGGGTCCCGCGATATCGAGCACATCGGCTCGGCGCACGATGACGCCGAGCTTGAGGTGCTCAAGGCGGTGGCCCGGCAGCGGATCGCCGCCGGGCAGGCCGAGCTCGATCTCGGCTTGGACGACGGGCCTGAGGCGGGCGGGCCGCTGCCCATCACCAGCTCGCGGATGGGGCACCTGCTCGACGCCCTGTCGGCCGGTTTCGACGCGCTGGGGTTCGGTGAGGCGTGCGGAGGCGATGAGGTGTTCCGGCAGCTGGTGCTGGCTCGCATCATCGAGCCGACCAGCACACACGACAGCCTGCGCGTGCTGGCCGAAGCGGGGATCGAGGCGGCCTCCTATCCCACGGTCAACCGCCGCCTGCCCGTCTTCGCCGAGCCGGCCTGGCGGGGCCGACTGTCGGCCGCGTGCGCCGCGCACGCCCGGCTGGGTCCGGCCTCGCTGGTGCTGTACGACGTGTCGACGCTGCACTTCGAGACCGACACCGGTGACGGGTTCCGCGAGCCGGGATTCTCCAAGGAACGCCGCCTGGACCCCCAGATCACCATCGGTCTGCTGACCGATGCGGGCGGGTTCCCGCTGATGGTGGAGGCGTTCGAGGGCAACAAGGCCGAGACCCGCACGATGCTGCCGGTGATCGAGGCGTTCATGACCGCCCACGATCTGGCCGAGGTCACCATCGTGGCCGATGCGGGCATGATCTCCGAGGCCAACAAGCGGGCCATTGAGCAAGCGGGACTGTCGTTCATCCTGGGCGTGCGGATCAGCGACGTCCCCTACGTGGTCAAGCAGTGGCGGCGCGACCATCCCGACACCGACATCCCCGACGGGCACGTCTTCACCCAGCACTGGCCCGCCGGCCCGGCCGATGCCCGCCGCGACCAGGTGATCTACTACCAGTACCGCGCCGACCGGGCCCGCCGCTCGCTACGCGGGATCGACCAGCAGGTCGCCAAGGCCGAAGCCGCCGTCGCCGGCAGAGCACCGGTCAAGCGCAACCGGTTCATCCAACTGTCGGGGGCCGACAAGAGCGTCAACCGGTCACTTGAGGCCAAGGCCAGGGCACTGGCCGGGCTCAAGGGCTATGTCACCAACCTCGACGGCGCCAGCGCAGAGTTCGTGATCGGCGCCTACCACCGGCTCTTCCAGATCGAGAAGTCCTTCCGGATGTCCAAGCACGACCTGCGGGCCCGGCCGATCTACCACCACAAACGCCAGTCCATCGACGCACACCTGACGATCGTGTTCGCCGCCCTGGCAGTCTCACGCTGGATCGAGCAGACCACCGGCTGGTCCATCAAGAAGTTCGTGACCACCGCCCGCCGCTACCGCACCGTCCACATCGCCGTCGGCGATCACACCGTAGCCGCCGCCGATCCCCTGCCCGACGACCTACACCACGCCCTCAAGCGCATCCACGAGGCGAAAGGGAGTGCGCACTAA
- a CDS encoding DUF6879 family protein — MRTNLIRVGSYPLTDYLRYEMINYEIRSRLGENIEFIVPSFPVESYFDFLLFDSRTALIHDYGEGPVGHQTGGWVSHSPEVLEALADIITELRAHGKRG, encoded by the coding sequence GTGCGCACTAACTTGATAAGAGTCGGGTCTTACCCGCTCACCGACTACCTGCGGTATGAAATGATCAACTACGAAATCCGCAGTCGGCTCGGCGAGAACATCGAATTCATTGTTCCGTCATTCCCGGTCGAATCGTACTTCGACTTCCTGCTCTTCGACTCCCGCACCGCCTTGATCCATGACTATGGGGAGGGGCCCGTCGGCCATCAGACCGGCGGCTGGGTCAGCCACAGCCCGGAGGTCCTGGAAGCGCTCGCCGACATCATCACCGAACTGCGAGCTCACGGAAAAAGAGGTTAG
- a CDS encoding DUF6082 family protein, producing MGLAIGAGLALLIFFVVVRELRYQREELAIAREEQERSSEIALRELHTDLIKMAIDDSELRSVWPAPSPGHETTRKDHYCNLILNLQKVAYETKTIELAELRGALRFLMTSPDMRAFWSRSRASRSSVTDSDDAESVFTSEVDAAYAETIVP from the coding sequence ATGGGACTTGCCATTGGCGCGGGGCTTGCTCTGTTGATCTTCTTCGTCGTCGTCCGTGAGCTGAGGTACCAGCGCGAGGAGCTGGCCATCGCCCGCGAAGAGCAAGAGCGCAGCAGCGAGATCGCTCTTCGTGAACTTCACACCGACCTCATCAAAATGGCGATCGATGACAGCGAACTCCGCTCGGTCTGGCCGGCCCCCTCACCGGGCCACGAGACGACGCGCAAGGATCATTACTGCAACCTCATCCTCAACCTTCAGAAGGTCGCATACGAGACCAAGACGATTGAGTTGGCCGAACTTCGTGGCGCACTACGCTTCCTGATGACCAGCCCAGATATGCGGGCCTTCTGGTCACGATCTCGCGCAAGCCGCAGTTCAGTCACCGATAGCGACGACGCCGAGTCCGTCTTCACATCGGAGGTTGACGCCGCCTACGCCGAAACCATCGTTCCATAG
- a CDS encoding DUF397 domain-containing protein encodes MMEEPTFSRAAWRKSSYSGSSGGECVEVALLNDVKAVRDSKNPEGGVLTLDRAVWAAMVSQIKRGSYDL; translated from the coding sequence ATGATGGAGGAACCCACCTTCAGCCGTGCCGCGTGGCGGAAGAGCTCCTACAGCGGCAGCTCTGGTGGCGAATGCGTGGAGGTGGCGCTACTCAATGACGTGAAGGCCGTGCGGGATTCCAAGAACCCGGAGGGCGGCGTCCTGACTTTGGATCGGGCCGTATGGGCAGCGATGGTGTCGCAGATCAAGCGGGGCTCGTACGATCTTTGA
- a CDS encoding helix-turn-helix domain-containing protein, which produces MTTDHRGGAVMPRPESPTVRRIMLGIRLRALRTRAGITADDAARHIARTDSTISRMETGQTSVPARVLERLVELYGATPDETAQLTELAKAARQRGWWQRYGEVLHPGFELYLGLEAEATEIDIYANEWVPGLLQTPEYARAIMSVEPRRPSDEEIQARVEARLARQAILEGDEPAQYWAVLSEAVLRRVVGSSEIMAEQLHALVAKARKRNVKLQVLPFSCGAHPAVSGAFTMVTLDLGEAAVAEYVYVENRAGSLLMDKTAEIEIHRLTFDALRADALSPEKSITLIEKAATELP; this is translated from the coding sequence ATGACGACCGACCATCGAGGAGGTGCCGTCATGCCACGCCCCGAGAGCCCGACCGTCCGCCGGATCATGCTGGGTATCCGGCTCCGCGCGCTGCGGACCCGCGCCGGCATCACGGCGGATGACGCGGCCCGCCACATCGCCCGGACTGACTCGACCATCAGCCGGATGGAGACGGGGCAGACATCGGTGCCCGCCCGCGTCCTCGAACGGCTCGTGGAGCTGTACGGCGCGACGCCAGATGAGACGGCGCAGCTCACCGAACTGGCCAAGGCGGCACGGCAACGCGGCTGGTGGCAGCGCTACGGCGAGGTCCTGCACCCCGGCTTCGAGCTGTACCTCGGCCTGGAGGCCGAGGCGACAGAGATCGACATCTATGCCAATGAGTGGGTGCCCGGCCTACTGCAGACGCCCGAGTACGCGCGGGCGATCATGTCCGTCGAACCGCGTCGGCCTTCGGACGAGGAGATCCAGGCACGAGTAGAGGCCAGACTCGCTCGGCAAGCGATCTTGGAGGGAGACGAGCCCGCCCAGTACTGGGCCGTACTCAGCGAGGCGGTGCTTCGTAGAGTCGTCGGTAGTTCCGAGATCATGGCAGAGCAACTCCACGCTCTGGTGGCCAAGGCGCGGAAGCGCAACGTCAAGCTTCAAGTCCTCCCCTTCAGCTGTGGTGCCCACCCTGCGGTCAGTGGAGCGTTCACCATGGTGACCCTGGACCTCGGGGAGGCTGCTGTCGCCGAGTACGTGTATGTCGAGAACCGGGCTGGATCGCTCTTGATGGACAAGACGGCGGAAATCGAGATACATAGACTGACCTTTGATGCGCTCCGGGCTGATGCTCTCAGTCCAGAGAAGTCGATCACCTTGATCGAGAAGGCAGCCACAGAGCTGCCATGA
- a CDS encoding ATP-binding protein — MEVKGAWGLVTGGLCAWRLPGDESGPAAARRLVRQTMCELQLGRDVIEDGELAVSETATNALRHAGSGQGDRPPPLPELWIWARTVPSPQLIVSVFDGARTATPHTSGAGLLDEHGKGLELVRQVTADWGSGPTRSRVDTTSVPGKTVWFALPLPCDWPGLHYRVHPGTAAHHLLLNLTRRGFEGRRSTTGDGLSVLVLTGLNVWVHRRTFCWWTTPHRYLRRPLIDLQETTELLVRHLDTTPAPARSSTPR; from the coding sequence ATGGAGGTCAAAGGGGCGTGGGGGCTGGTGACCGGGGGGTTGTGCGCGTGGCGGCTGCCGGGGGACGAGAGCGGGCCGGCGGCGGCGCGGCGGCTCGTCCGTCAGACGATGTGCGAACTGCAGCTCGGCCGGGACGTGATCGAGGACGGCGAGCTCGCCGTGTCCGAGACCGCGACCAACGCCCTGCGGCACGCCGGGAGCGGCCAGGGCGACCGACCACCGCCTCTACCGGAGCTGTGGATCTGGGCGCGGACCGTCCCGTCCCCGCAACTGATCGTCTCCGTCTTCGACGGAGCGCGAACGGCCACACCGCACACCTCCGGGGCCGGGCTGCTGGACGAGCACGGCAAGGGCCTCGAACTCGTCCGCCAGGTCACCGCCGACTGGGGCAGCGGCCCGACCCGATCCCGGGTCGACACCACGTCCGTCCCCGGCAAAACGGTCTGGTTCGCGCTACCGCTCCCCTGTGACTGGCCCGGCCTGCACTACCGCGTCCACCCGGGAACCGCCGCACACCACCTTCTGCTCAACCTCACCCGCCGCGGCTTCGAAGGGAGACGCAGCACCACCGGCGACGGCCTCTCCGTCCTCGTCCTCACCGGACTCAACGTGTGGGTCCACCGGCGCACCTTCTGCTGGTGGACCACCCCGCACCGCTACCTCCGACGCCCCCTCATCGACCTCCAGGAGACCACCGAACTCCTCGTCCGCCACCTCGACACCACACCCGCCCCGGCCCGCTCCTCCACACCACGATGA
- a CDS encoding AAA family ATPase, with amino-acid sequence MLLRFRGANHRSFRDEFELWTAASRFNLGSGRPAALAEDPAAAYLPAVVIYGANASGKSSVLHAMRWMRRAVLESLDQWIARDRIPREPFLLDPEAVDETSLFEVNIVVGGDRYVYGFEVSDERVESEWLHAHPGGQARRQVWFERDADRREPFRFPGEGLKGEKEALVPRTRPDALFLTVAAAFNHEQLSPVYNWFKQNLWFIGADGKEGSRSGFTAEKFRDPATRDWIIDLLKVADLGIDGVEVELVDSRVQIRLQHRGKAESVPLSYHLESQGTRAWFSFIGPMIEALDTGAVLLVDELETSLHPSLVAEILRVFQDPKTNKNHAQLVCTSQDAALLGTLHPFPPLERDQVRIVIKGKTGESELYPLTDARPRKGEALDRHYLAGGYGGVPRVIAGKTAEVLRSRDAEACA; translated from the coding sequence ATGCTACTGAGGTTCCGCGGAGCGAACCACAGGTCGTTCCGTGACGAGTTCGAACTCTGGACGGCTGCCAGCCGGTTCAATCTGGGCTCCGGTCGTCCGGCAGCCCTGGCCGAAGATCCAGCGGCGGCCTACCTGCCCGCTGTAGTGATCTATGGGGCGAATGCGTCCGGCAAGTCCAGCGTCCTGCACGCGATGCGGTGGATGCGGAGAGCCGTGCTGGAGTCGCTGGACCAGTGGATAGCGCGGGATCGTATACCGCGTGAGCCCTTCCTCCTCGACCCGGAGGCCGTAGACGAGACATCGCTGTTCGAGGTCAACATCGTCGTGGGCGGTGATCGCTACGTTTACGGGTTCGAAGTGTCCGACGAGAGGGTGGAGAGCGAGTGGCTGCACGCCCATCCCGGTGGGCAGGCGCGCAGGCAGGTGTGGTTCGAACGAGACGCCGACAGGAGGGAACCGTTCAGGTTCCCGGGCGAGGGGCTGAAGGGAGAGAAGGAGGCTCTCGTCCCCAGGACCCGTCCGGACGCGCTGTTCCTCACCGTCGCCGCCGCGTTCAATCATGAGCAACTGAGCCCGGTATACAACTGGTTCAAGCAGAATCTGTGGTTCATCGGCGCGGACGGGAAAGAGGGGTCACGGAGCGGTTTCACGGCCGAGAAGTTCCGTGACCCCGCAACCAGAGACTGGATCATCGACCTGCTGAAAGTCGCTGACCTGGGCATCGACGGCGTCGAGGTGGAACTGGTCGACAGCCGTGTGCAGATTCGGTTGCAGCATAGAGGCAAGGCCGAATCCGTTCCGCTGAGTTACCACCTCGAATCGCAAGGCACGCGTGCGTGGTTCTCGTTTATCGGACCGATGATCGAAGCTTTGGACACAGGCGCCGTGCTCCTGGTGGACGAACTCGAAACCAGTCTGCATCCATCGCTTGTCGCTGAGATCCTGCGTGTCTTCCAAGACCCGAAGACCAACAAGAACCATGCGCAGTTGGTGTGCACGAGCCAGGACGCCGCACTGCTCGGTACCCTTCACCCCTTCCCGCCGCTGGAGCGTGATCAGGTCCGAATCGTCATCAAGGGCAAGACGGGCGAGTCGGAGCTGTATCCGCTCACCGATGCCCGTCCCCGCAAGGGGGAGGCGCTCGACAGGCACTACCTGGCGGGCGGTTATGGCGGTGTACCACGGGTGATCGCGGGAAAGACCGCGGAAGTGCTCCGCTCGCGCGACGCGGAGGCGTGTGCATGA
- a CDS encoding phosphotransferase encodes MKQEATEVPHPRHGLNPRPSGRGARQFSAYDPDEDEYTVLLEDLAPALPGDQLAVVAPEDAAAAIDEMAALHAAGWDDPGLAALPWLNRHDAESAAFTAAMVTGLYDGFKERYGADLDPDVLGLIEDFLPSLGAYLAGREGPSTLFHGDFRADDLLFGGPRAAVLDLQTCAYGPGAADLAYFLGSSLPVEVRRDCERTLVERYHQAPTSRGVTLTWDDCWDAYRRHAFHGIVMSIGASMLVERTPRGDEMFRTMTTRHAHHARDLASLTLVP; translated from the coding sequence GTGAAACAGGAAGCCACAGAGGTGCCGCACCCGCGGCACGGGCTGAATCCCCGGCCTTCAGGCCGGGGAGCGCGTCAATTCTCCGCCTACGACCCCGACGAGGACGAGTACACCGTCCTGCTGGAGGACCTCGCGCCCGCGCTGCCCGGCGACCAGCTCGCCGTCGTCGCCCCCGAGGACGCCGCCGCCGCGATCGACGAGATGGCCGCCCTGCACGCCGCCGGCTGGGACGACCCCGGACTCGCCGCCCTGCCCTGGCTCAACCGCCACGACGCCGAGTCGGCCGCCTTCACCGCCGCGATGGTCACCGGCCTCTACGACGGCTTCAAGGAACGCTACGGCGCGGACCTGGACCCCGACGTCCTCGGCCTGATCGAGGACTTCCTGCCCTCCCTCGGCGCCTACCTGGCCGGCCGCGAGGGCCCCTCCACCCTCTTCCACGGCGACTTCCGCGCCGACGACCTGCTGTTCGGCGGCCCCCGCGCCGCCGTCCTGGACTTGCAGACCTGCGCCTACGGCCCCGGCGCGGCCGACCTCGCCTACTTCCTCGGCTCCAGCCTCCCCGTCGAGGTCCGCCGCGACTGCGAACGCACCCTCGTCGAGCGCTACCACCAGGCCCCCACGTCCCGCGGCGTCACCCTCACCTGGGACGACTGCTGGGACGCCTACCGCCGCCACGCCTTCCACGGCATCGTCATGTCCATCGGCGCCTCGATGCTCGTCGAACGCACCCCCCGCGGCGACGAGATGTTCCGCACCATGACCACCCGCCACGCCCACCACGCCCGCGATCTGGCCTCACTCACCCTCGTCCCCTGA
- a CDS encoding RNA-guided endonuclease InsQ/TnpB family protein, producing the protein MQLRYTFRLYPTPGQCAALARAFGCSRVVFNDGLRARQDAHAAGLPYISDGELSKRVITEAKKTPQRAWLGEVSAVVLQQALADLNTAYRNFFASLSGKRKGPKAAPPRFRSRKDNRQAIRFTRNARFQVTAGGKLRLPKIGDVKVRWSRRLPSEPSSVTVIKDAAGRYFASFVVEAAGEPLPQTAAEIGIDLGLTHFAVLSDGRKIGNRRFLRRAERRLRKAQQALSRKAKGSNNRAKAVVKVARAHARVADARRNFAHQLSTRIVRENQAVMVEDLAVKGLARTRLAKSVHDAGWGQFTQMLTYKAARHGRTLVKVDRWFPSSKLCSACGAVAESMPLNVRSWACPCGAVHDRDVNAAKNILAAGRAERLNACGGTVRPAA; encoded by the coding sequence GTGCAGCTCCGGTACACCTTCCGCCTCTACCCGACCCCGGGCCAGTGCGCCGCTCTGGCCCGCGCGTTCGGGTGCTCCCGGGTGGTGTTCAACGACGGGCTGCGCGCCAGGCAGGACGCCCACGCGGCCGGTCTGCCGTACATCTCCGACGGCGAGCTGTCCAAGCGGGTCATCACCGAGGCCAAGAAGACCCCGCAGCGTGCCTGGCTGGGCGAGGTGTCCGCCGTGGTGCTCCAGCAGGCGCTGGCCGACCTGAACACCGCCTACCGCAACTTCTTCGCTTCGCTGTCGGGCAAGCGCAAGGGGCCGAAGGCCGCCCCGCCCCGGTTCCGGTCCCGCAAGGACAACCGGCAGGCGATCCGCTTCACCCGCAATGCCCGCTTCCAGGTCACGGCGGGAGGGAAACTGCGCCTGCCGAAGATCGGCGACGTCAAAGTGCGCTGGTCCCGCCGCCTGCCGTCCGAACCGTCCAGCGTGACCGTGATCAAAGACGCGGCCGGGCGGTACTTCGCCTCGTTCGTGGTCGAGGCCGCCGGCGAGCCGCTGCCGCAGACGGCCGCCGAGATCGGGATCGACCTGGGCCTGACGCACTTCGCGGTGCTCTCGGACGGCCGGAAGATCGGCAATCGGCGGTTCCTCCGCCGCGCCGAACGGCGGTTGCGCAAGGCTCAGCAGGCCCTGTCCCGCAAGGCGAAGGGATCGAACAACCGCGCCAAGGCCGTGGTCAAGGTCGCCCGTGCCCATGCTCGGGTGGCCGATGCGCGCCGGAACTTCGCTCACCAGCTCTCCACCCGGATCGTCCGCGAGAACCAAGCGGTGATGGTGGAGGACCTGGCGGTGAAGGGCCTGGCCCGCACGCGCCTGGCCAAGAGCGTGCACGACGCCGGATGGGGCCAGTTCACGCAGATGCTCACCTACAAGGCCGCCCGGCATGGCCGGACCCTGGTCAAGGTGGACCGCTGGTTCCCCAGCTCGAAACTGTGCTCGGCGTGCGGGGCGGTCGCCGAGTCCATGCCGCTGAACGTCCGGTCGTGGGCCTGCCCGTGCGGGGCGGTCCACGACCGGGACGTCAACGCCGCCAAGAACATCCTCGCCGCCGGACGGGCGGAGAGGCTAAACGCCTGCGGAGGGACCGTAAGACCCGCCGCCTAG
- a CDS encoding SAM-dependent methyltransferase codes for MAEQPEIDSSVPHSARIWNYWLGGKDNYPVDREVGDEFLRIFPGQADIARHSRAFLGRAVRYLAGEAGVRQFLDIGTGLPTVDNTHEVAQRVAPDARVVYVDNDPLVLTHARALLASAPEGATSYIDADIRRPDVIIERAAETLDFDRPVALLLLGILGHLTDEEDPEGVLARLVAPLAPGSHVVVNDGTNVLGAPGPGGGGGPDETARARAIARYVEAGGVAYNLRSPERIAGFFAGMELLEPGVVSVSRWRPEPSPFEEPPEVDAFCGVARIPG; via the coding sequence ATGGCCGAGCAGCCCGAGATCGACTCGTCCGTCCCGCACTCCGCGCGCATCTGGAACTACTGGCTGGGCGGCAAGGACAACTATCCCGTCGACCGGGAGGTCGGCGACGAGTTCCTCCGCATCTTCCCTGGGCAGGCGGACATCGCCCGGCACTCGCGGGCCTTCCTCGGCCGCGCCGTCCGGTACCTGGCGGGCGAGGCCGGCGTCCGGCAGTTCCTCGACATCGGCACCGGGCTGCCCACGGTCGACAACACCCACGAGGTCGCGCAGCGGGTCGCGCCGGACGCGCGGGTCGTGTACGTCGACAACGACCCCCTCGTCCTGACGCACGCCCGGGCGCTGCTCGCGTCCGCGCCGGAGGGCGCCACCTCCTACATCGACGCCGACATCCGCCGGCCGGACGTGATCATCGAAAGGGCCGCCGAGACGCTCGACTTCGACCGGCCGGTGGCGCTGCTGCTGCTCGGCATCCTCGGGCACCTCACCGACGAGGAGGACCCGGAGGGCGTCCTCGCCCGGCTGGTCGCGCCGCTCGCCCCGGGCAGCCACGTGGTCGTCAACGACGGCACTAACGTGCTCGGCGCGCCGGGCCCGGGCGGCGGGGGCGGCCCGGACGAGACCGCCCGCGCCCGCGCGATCGCCCGCTACGTCGAGGCGGGCGGCGTCGCCTACAACCTGCGTTCCCCCGAGCGGATCGCCGGGTTCTTCGCCGGGATGGAGCTGCTGGAGCCGGGCGTGGTGTCGGTGTCGCGGTGGCGGCCCGAGCCGTCCCCGTTCGAGGAGCCGCCCGAGGTGGACGCGTTCTGCGGCGTGGCCCGCATCCCCGGCTGA
- a CDS encoding acyl-CoA dehydrogenase family protein, whose amino-acid sequence MDLEFGAADEEFRAEVRAWLRAHVPAEPLPSLETEEGFAAHREWERTLGEARLGVVSWPEEYGGRGVSVLQWLIFEEEYYAAGAPGRVSQNGINLLAPTLMKHGTPEQLARILPPMAAGEVIWAQAWSEPGAGSDLAALRSTATRTDGGWLLNGQKTWSSRAAFADKGFGLFRSDPESSRHRGLTYLMFPLDAEGVTIRPIGRLDGKPAFAELFLDQVFVPDEDVIGAPGDGWRVAMATAGNERGLTLRSPGRFIAAAARLVELWRERADPSDTALRDRVADIWIRSRAYRLKGFETISRSEDVGAESSLNKIYWSELDVALHETALDLLGPDGELWSEWLENYVFSLAGPIYAGTNEIQRNVIAERLLGLPRGAR is encoded by the coding sequence ATGGATCTTGAGTTCGGGGCGGCGGACGAGGAGTTCCGCGCCGAGGTGCGGGCGTGGCTGCGCGCGCACGTCCCGGCGGAGCCGCTGCCGTCGCTGGAGACCGAGGAGGGCTTCGCGGCGCACCGGGAGTGGGAGCGGACGCTCGGCGAGGCGCGCCTCGGGGTCGTGTCGTGGCCGGAGGAGTACGGCGGGCGCGGCGTCTCCGTCCTGCAGTGGCTGATCTTCGAGGAGGAGTACTACGCGGCCGGCGCGCCGGGACGGGTCAGCCAGAACGGCATCAACCTCCTCGCGCCGACGCTGATGAAGCACGGCACGCCCGAGCAGCTCGCGCGGATCCTGCCGCCGATGGCCGCCGGCGAGGTCATCTGGGCGCAGGCGTGGTCGGAGCCGGGCGCGGGCAGCGACCTGGCGGCGCTGCGCTCCACCGCCACGCGGACGGACGGCGGCTGGCTGCTCAACGGCCAGAAGACGTGGAGCTCGCGCGCCGCGTTCGCCGACAAGGGCTTCGGGCTGTTCCGCTCCGATCCGGAGTCGTCGCGGCACAGGGGCCTCACGTACCTGATGTTCCCGCTGGACGCGGAGGGCGTGACGATCCGGCCGATCGGGCGGCTCGACGGCAAGCCCGCGTTCGCGGAGCTGTTCCTCGACCAGGTGTTCGTCCCCGACGAGGACGTCATCGGCGCGCCCGGGGACGGCTGGCGCGTCGCGATGGCCACGGCCGGCAACGAGCGCGGCCTCACGCTGCGCAGCCCGGGACGGTTCATCGCCGCCGCCGCGCGGCTCGTCGAGCTGTGGCGGGAGCGGGCCGACCCGTCCGACACCGCGCTGCGGGACCGGGTCGCCGACATCTGGATCCGGTCGCGGGCGTACCGGCTCAAGGGCTTCGAGACGATCTCGCGCAGCGAGGACGTCGGCGCCGAGTCCAGCCTCAACAAGATCTACTGGTCGGAGCTGGACGTGGCGCTGCACGAGACGGCGCTCGACCTGCTCGGCCCGGACGGCGAGCTGTGGTCGGAGTGGCTGGAGAACTACGTGTTCTCGCTCGCCGGCCCGATCTACGCCGGCACCAACGAGATCCAGCGCAACGTGATCGCCGAGCGGCTGCTCGGCCTGCCGAGGGGGGCGCGGTGA